Within Bradymonas sediminis, the genomic segment TACAACACCTAAATCGATGAAGAGAAACACGTTCTTTTTACTAAGTGCGCTCATCGTGGCCATTGGTCTTGTTCCCCAGACATCTTGGGCCTGGGAGTTTGATACCTGTTCCTCGAAACTATCGAGCAAGGTCGATCTTAGCGTTCCTCAGGCGATGATCATGTTAGATCGTTCTGGTTCAATGACGACGGAAATCGAAAGTCATCCATCCCGATCCTATGAAGGTTGGTGGATATCTGGTGGTGATTATTGGACGAATAACTCTCGAACCGATTTCACCTCAGACGCGGCAGCGCGCTGGGCAGATCCCTATCCGGGTTCGGTGAATAATAACTCGGTCCGTGTTACCGATTTTATTCACGAACTCCAAGCAGAGCCGTCTTGGGGTTATGGTCGATACTGGAATAATGCCGGCTGGCTGTACACACGCGGGACATGGTTTGAGGTGTCAGGCTCGCTGTGGAATATCTCGCTGAGGGAATTGCGGACTACCTTGGCCGGGTACGACACACCGACAGGTCCTCGCATAAAATTTGGCATCGGAACCTTTAGCACTTCATATAACCACAATGTGTCTGCACCATCATCAAATTGGGCGCGCATCTGGTCCGAAGCTTCAGGGTATACCGACGCGGCATCCATGATGGCCTTCTTCGAACATCCCCAACAAGGTGGCCCATATGGTGCGACCCCGACCGCCGCGGCTATTCGTGCCATGAAGGACAGCCCAACAGTCTCCAACCAGAATACCTCCAATGCTGGCATTCTTATCACCGATGGGTATCCAAACTATTCAGATACTTCCGGTGTCAATGCCTATGACGATGCAGTAAACGCCGCTTGCGAGCATCGGGCTATCGCCCCAATGTACGTGATGGGTTTCAGTGGCGGTGCCGATGTTGGATTTAACAACCTACTGGCCGCCGCAGGTGGAACCGGCAGTTGTGTCAATAATAAAGGCAATGCCGTTGACCCTTGCAGCATGAATGCGAGCGACGCTCGCAGCAATCTGACTTGCACCGGCGCCTACCAGGCCGATGATGGCGCCGCGTTCCAGAGCGCCCTCGACTCCATCACAAGCCAGATCGCGTGCACCTACCCGCTCGACATCCTCAACACGCCCGACGGAAAGGCGCCCGCCGACCCGGCCGGAACGCGCGTATTTTTGGGTCAATGCATCCCAGGCCCCGGCACCCATAAAGCGGAGGGCGCTGATTTTGACGCGTCTCGCTCAAGCGGCAGTGCTTATACCACCGCCAGCGCTCAACTGGGCCTCGCGTGCAGCGGGACTTGTGGCGCGGTCAACAGTCGCGGAGGCCAGCTAACCTACGACCTTGAGACCACACCCTCCGAGGAGAATATCGTCCGCGTGCGCCTGGCAGACTACCTACATAATTGCCGCGACACGATTGATATCGAGGTCTACGCAGACAACGCATTGATCGGCAGCTGGAGCGGCTCGGGCATCAATAACTGGACCGTCGTGGAATTCCCGTTTACTCCCAGCTACGATCGAACATGGATCACCGTCGTTCAAAAGAATGACGCGTGGTGCAATGGCGGGAACAACTGCAGCGCCGCGTGCAACCCCCTCTCAGGCGACCTCAACCTCTATGTTGATTGGGTAAAGGTTGTTGATCCCAAAGCGGGCTGCGAAGAAACCGGCGCGATCTCCTATATCGACCCGACAAATACGACGGGCAGCGGCTGGACCTACACCGAGGACCGCACCCAGGTTCGCCTGGTCGGCAACGCATGCACCCAGGTTCAGAATCGCCAGCACGACGAAGTTGTCACCCAGGTCGCCTGCCCATGCGAATTCATCCCCGGTGGAGCGTGCAACAGTGCTCCTGGCGCAGCATGCCCCGTTGGCACCTGGGAATGCACCAACGAATGGGAAGATATCTGCGTCCCCGAGACCTTCTGCGACGACGACAGCGTCTGCGCACCGCTCACCCAGCACGACACCCGTATCGGCCAACCCAACGTCCAGATGGTCGTCGATAACTCGGGTTCCATGCGCGGCTGGAAACATTCGACCGCCCGGGGCGTCCTCGGAGACCTCGCTGATTGGAGCCACCAAGGTTATGGCTGTGATGCCGACGGTACGAATTGCGACAAGTTACGCCTCGGACTTCATTTCTGGGCGAACGGCAAGAATACAGAAATCAGCGCAGATGAGGACACCCTTAAATCACACGTCCACGCAGCTTTCGATAGAAATGATCCACCCTCGGGAGGCACTTCCTTCCATATAGCAACCGAACTCTTGCGTGATGAGAATAAACTGACCGACGCCACTTCCCCAAATATCGGGATCATGGTCACCGACGGTGC encodes:
- a CDS encoding vWA domain-containing protein — encoded protein: MNASDARSNLTCTGAYQADDGAAFQSALDSITSQIACTYPLDILNTPDGKAPADPAGTRVFLGQCIPGPGTHKAEGADFDASRSSGSAYTTASAQLGLACSGTCGAVNSRGGQLTYDLETTPSEENIVRVRLADYLHNCRDTIDIEVYADNALIGSWSGSGINNWTVVEFPFTPSYDRTWITVVQKNDAWCNGGNNCSAACNPLSGDLNLYVDWVKVVDPKAGCEETGAISYIDPTNTTGSGWTYTEDRTQVRLVGNACTQVQNRQHDEVVTQVACPCEFIPGGACNSAPGAACPVGTWECTNEWEDICVPETFCDDDSVCAPLTQHDTRIGQPNVQMVVDNSGSMRGWKHSTARGVLGDLADWSHQGYGCDADGTNCDKLRLGLHFWANGKNTEISADEDTLKSHVHAAFDRNDPPSGGTSFHIATELLRDENKLTDATSPNIGIMVTDGAPNWGSTLKNSLKIACQIRKRSPAPIATYVLGFGSGNAENVNSLVAAAGGTGQCCLGNGCSMNDPATALDPCDYADNDSDIEDLASAVRSGNNFNGQKVDCEGNIPAADGAALKARLLELFENLQCTFPLTLLPDTQSASANPLGTRVGIYLPAAGDVVAVPHVDNAAAQAEFVDQLTAKGVANASSFSDQGWKYSNAGRTSIDLSPKLCDEIQDQTITRVDTQVCEACELTGQACEVPCVAGDANCDVENGVLYGRCRVGEYICVEGVDVCAQTRNPMPEICNGVDDSCDGFVDNLSDNSRDWSDPEWSLQSNFGGEYGALACHGLNICGCEGGNPDPMNGFDGPDEFFEHLDGQKTIQDDSSANCYCGTGLTPSFSDSAAAANEQTSSPSAPHTDDSACSISGTSDSSPLDAWWLFGVFGLFGASRAKRRYLN